A stretch of the Psychroserpens sp. Hel_I_66 genome encodes the following:
- a CDS encoding NAD(P)-dependent alcohol dehydrogenase: protein MKQDIKYNDDTFTVKAYGAKNEKNQELVEMDIERPMINDNEVIIDVLYSGVCHSDIHQVANDWDNTRYPCVPGHEVIGKIVKAGSKTSKFKVGDIVGVGCMIDSCQTCAQCKNDEEQFCTGPKGPTMTYNGYFGDPDSDFNTYGGYASHIVSTEEFLLKIPKSLDIKKAAPILCAGVTTYSPLNHWNVKKGDKVGIVGIGGLGHMAVQIAKAMGAEVTAITTSKSKKQDALDLGADAVLISEDEEDMKANQMKFSFILVTIPDPFDVNPYIDLIAPRGSLVTVGLLAPYKEPTNNMTVAMYSRQLGGSLIGGIKETQEVLDFCAKHDILPEVEMINIENINEAFKKVNQEKVRFRYVIDMKS from the coding sequence ATGAAACAAGATATTAAATATAACGACGACACATTTACGGTAAAAGCTTACGGAGCAAAAAATGAAAAGAATCAAGAGTTAGTTGAAATGGACATTGAACGTCCTATGATAAATGACAATGAAGTTATTATAGATGTACTCTATTCTGGTGTTTGTCACAGTGATATTCACCAAGTTGCAAATGATTGGGATAACACCCGTTATCCATGCGTACCAGGACACGAGGTCATTGGAAAAATCGTGAAAGCGGGCTCCAAAACTTCAAAATTCAAAGTAGGAGATATTGTTGGTGTTGGGTGCATGATCGATAGCTGTCAAACCTGCGCACAATGTAAAAATGACGAAGAGCAATTTTGTACTGGACCTAAGGGACCAACTATGACTTATAATGGTTACTTTGGTGATCCAGATTCAGACTTTAATACGTATGGAGGTTACGCAAGTCATATTGTTTCTACCGAAGAATTTCTGCTTAAAATACCAAAATCATTAGATATCAAGAAAGCAGCTCCTATACTTTGTGCAGGAGTCACAACATATTCCCCTTTAAATCACTGGAATGTAAAAAAAGGTGATAAAGTTGGTATTGTAGGAATTGGAGGATTGGGACACATGGCGGTTCAAATTGCAAAAGCAATGGGAGCAGAAGTTACAGCGATCACGACATCTAAATCCAAAAAACAAGATGCATTAGATCTTGGTGCTGATGCGGTATTAATTTCAGAAGATGAAGAAGACATGAAGGCTAACCAAATGAAATTCAGTTTTATATTGGTGACCATTCCAGATCCATTTGATGTTAATCCTTATATTGATTTAATTGCGCCTAGAGGTAGTTTGGTTACCGTTGGCCTATTGGCACCTTACAAAGAACCGACAAATAACATGACGGTTGCTATGTATTCACGCCAATTAGGAGGATCATTGATTGGTGGCATTAAAGAGACACAAGAGGTACTGGATTTCTGTGCTAAACATGATATTCTCCCTGAGGTCGAAATGATCAATATAGAAAACATCAATGAGGCATTCAAAAAAGTGAATCAAGAAAAAGTACGTTTTAGATACGTCATTGATATGAAATCTTAA
- a CDS encoding vWA domain-containing protein, translated as MKKQKNLKKGFVFKPYEALNQSPFEKLFEIFKELITHTSGDFDEAISWLRELDKEYELTTSEYTIDDFIEDLKKKGYIKEEIDPDGQGGMAITPKTERAIRQQALEHIFGKIKRSGQGNHKSKSPGIGDEHTGDFKNYQFGDSLDKVSMTESLRNAQINHCIGEFNITEDDLVIEETLHKSQMSTVLMIDISHSMILYGEDRITPAKKVAMALAELITTRYPKDTLDIIVFGNDSWQIEIKDLPYLKVGPYHTNTVAGLQLAMDLLRRKRNTNKQIFMITDGKPSCLRLPDGQYYKDSNGLNPYITNKCYAMAGQARKLHIPITTFMIAQDRYLMQFVEEFTRANQGKAFYTGLKGLGEMIFEDYETNRKKRIRG; from the coding sequence ATGAAAAAACAAAAAAATTTAAAAAAAGGCTTTGTATTTAAACCTTACGAAGCACTTAATCAATCTCCCTTTGAGAAGCTTTTTGAGATTTTTAAGGAGTTGATTACTCACACTTCTGGAGATTTTGATGAGGCCATTTCCTGGTTACGTGAACTGGATAAGGAATATGAATTGACGACTTCAGAATATACAATTGATGATTTTATTGAAGACCTCAAAAAGAAAGGCTACATCAAAGAAGAAATCGATCCAGATGGTCAAGGTGGTATGGCAATTACTCCAAAAACAGAACGTGCAATTCGCCAACAAGCTTTAGAGCATATCTTCGGAAAAATAAAACGCAGCGGTCAAGGAAATCACAAAAGTAAAAGTCCGGGAATTGGAGATGAGCACACGGGAGACTTTAAAAACTATCAATTTGGAGATTCACTAGATAAAGTGTCTATGACCGAAAGTCTAAGAAACGCCCAGATTAATCATTGCATTGGCGAGTTTAACATCACCGAAGATGATTTGGTGATTGAGGAAACATTGCATAAATCTCAAATGAGTACCGTGTTGATGATAGATATTAGCCACAGTATGATTTTATACGGTGAAGATCGTATCACGCCAGCCAAAAAAGTAGCGATGGCTTTGGCAGAGTTAATTACAACACGATACCCAAAAGATACGTTGGATATTATTGTCTTCGGAAATGACTCATGGCAAATAGAAATCAAAGATCTACCCTATTTAAAAGTCGGTCCTTATCACACTAATACCGTTGCGGGACTTCAATTAGCGATGGATTTACTCCGAAGAAAACGTAACACCAACAAACAGATTTTTATGATAACCGACGGGAAGCCTAGTTGCCTACGTTTACCAGACGGTCAATATTATAAAGATAGTAATGGTCTCAACCCATACATAACCAATAAATGTTATGCGATGGCAGGTCAAGCTAGAAAATTACATATCCCAATAACCACATTTATGATTGCTCAAGATCGTTATTTGATGCAATTTGTAGAAGAGTTTACAAGGGCTAATCAAGGTAAGGCCTTTTATACAGGGCTAAAAGGTTTGGGTGAAATGATTTTTGAAGATTATGAAACGAATAGAAAAAAAAGAATTAGAGGATAA
- a CDS encoding VPS10 domain-containing protein: protein MKKSLFLMLFLASISLVAQDISLDILKNMKPRNIGPGGMSGRVTAIDVVHKNPDVMYVGTASGGLWKSQSGGITWKPVFDNQVTASIGAVAIQQSNPSVIWVGTGEGNPRNSLNGGYGIFKSLDGGKSWISMGLEKTRHIHRVVIDPTNPDIVYAGAIGSPWGEHPERGVFKTTDGGKTWNKILFANNKTGVADLVMDPTNPNKLIAAMWEHKREPWFFNSGGEGSGLHITHDGGETWKKITEKEGFPKGELGRIGVAIAPNKPNIVYALVEAKKNALYKSEDGGFNWKKINDKSDIGNRPFYYSEIYVDPQNENRVYSVFTYVNVSEDGGKNFEQLMPAYGVDNGVHPDHHAWWIHPTDGSFMIDGNDGGMNITKDGGKTWRFIGNLPVAQFYHINVDNDIPYNIYGGMQDNGSWRGPAYIWRDQGIRNSYWQEISFGDGFDVVPDKDDSRYGWSMSQQGYVSRYDWQTGNNYSVKPTHPDPDVELRFNWNSAINMDPFDNSTLYFGSQFVHKSTDKGDTWTVISPDLTTNDPEKQKQSESGGLTMDATGAENHTTILVIEPSPLEKDMLWVGTDDGNVHYTTNGGNSWNDVTKNIKDLPTGSWIAQIKASNKDKGEALLIANDYRRFNYTPYAYRTTNYGKSWTRIVDAEDVESYTLSIIEDPIEKSLMFLGTDDGLYISFHAGNKWTKWTNGFPTVSVKDLVIHPREHDLIIGTFGRAAWILDDIRPLREMAKDKQLINQKIELFEPPTAYQAAYQQPTGSRFGADAIYHGENRGYGARLSYYIKVDETKKTSEEKKENDKDEEEMSEDNSDENEDLTESEKEEAKVKWDSVHLKIYDGDRLIRTLKQKTPDSTGVYKWTWYMDEAGVDYPSKRIRKRNNEPGGVSVKPGDYKVVMHYGDQISEEMITVKTDPRVDVSMNNINQVYDASKQLESMQQTAADAVKQLIESKTIAKDYQSLLNKLDKKKYKADIEASKNIVKNIDSLVDKFLGKEDKRQGITRNPEVTIMQRLGQARQYVGSRQNGITSTETTLIKNAKEAMETVLKEINTFFNDEWKPYQNKMEALEMTPFKDIKTFKLD, encoded by the coding sequence ATGAAAAAATCACTTTTCCTGATGCTATTTCTAGCGTCTATCTCTCTTGTTGCACAAGATATTTCTCTTGACATTTTAAAAAACATGAAACCTCGTAACATTGGTCCTGGCGGAATGTCTGGACGTGTCACTGCAATTGATGTTGTTCATAAAAATCCAGATGTGATGTACGTTGGCACTGCTTCTGGTGGGCTCTGGAAAAGTCAGTCGGGTGGCATAACTTGGAAACCCGTTTTTGACAATCAAGTCACCGCATCTATTGGTGCTGTTGCTATACAGCAATCTAACCCGAGTGTGATTTGGGTAGGAACTGGAGAAGGAAACCCTAGAAATAGTTTAAACGGTGGTTACGGAATTTTCAAGTCTTTAGATGGTGGAAAAAGCTGGATCTCCATGGGACTGGAAAAAACAAGACATATCCATCGTGTGGTAATAGACCCAACAAATCCAGATATCGTTTACGCTGGAGCTATTGGCTCTCCTTGGGGAGAACATCCTGAGCGTGGTGTTTTTAAAACTACAGATGGCGGGAAAACCTGGAATAAAATCTTATTTGCAAATAACAAAACAGGTGTGGCAGATTTAGTTATGGATCCTACAAATCCCAATAAACTTATCGCTGCCATGTGGGAACACAAACGTGAACCTTGGTTCTTTAATTCAGGAGGTGAAGGTTCTGGATTACACATCACTCATGATGGAGGCGAAACCTGGAAGAAAATTACCGAAAAAGAAGGATTTCCAAAAGGCGAATTAGGTCGTATTGGAGTTGCCATTGCGCCAAACAAACCCAATATCGTTTACGCACTTGTTGAAGCAAAAAAAAATGCACTTTACAAAAGTGAAGATGGCGGATTTAACTGGAAAAAAATAAATGATAAAAGTGATATTGGCAATAGACCATTTTATTACTCGGAAATTTATGTAGATCCCCAAAACGAGAATCGTGTGTATTCCGTTTTTACGTATGTTAATGTTTCCGAAGATGGAGGAAAAAACTTTGAGCAACTCATGCCTGCTTATGGCGTTGATAATGGTGTACACCCAGATCATCACGCTTGGTGGATTCACCCAACCGACGGTAGTTTTATGATAGATGGCAATGATGGCGGAATGAACATCACAAAGGATGGTGGTAAAACTTGGCGATTTATTGGCAATTTGCCAGTCGCTCAATTTTATCATATTAATGTAGATAACGACATCCCGTACAATATCTATGGAGGCATGCAAGACAATGGCTCTTGGAGAGGTCCAGCCTATATTTGGAGAGATCAAGGCATTAGAAACAGCTATTGGCAGGAAATTAGTTTTGGAGATGGTTTTGATGTCGTGCCAGACAAAGACGACTCTCGCTATGGTTGGTCGATGAGCCAGCAAGGTTATGTGAGCAGATATGATTGGCAAACCGGTAATAATTACTCGGTAAAACCAACCCATCCAGATCCAGATGTTGAACTTCGTTTTAACTGGAACTCTGCAATTAATATGGATCCTTTTGATAATAGTACACTTTACTTCGGAAGTCAATTCGTGCACAAATCCACAGATAAAGGAGATACTTGGACGGTCATTTCACCAGACTTAACGACCAACGATCCCGAAAAACAAAAACAATCTGAAAGTGGAGGTCTTACCATGGATGCTACAGGAGCAGAAAATCATACGACAATTTTAGTCATCGAACCATCACCACTTGAAAAAGATATGCTTTGGGTGGGAACAGATGATGGAAACGTGCACTATACCACAAATGGTGGAAATTCCTGGAACGACGTTACAAAAAACATTAAAGATTTACCTACCGGAAGTTGGATTGCACAAATAAAAGCGTCCAACAAAGATAAAGGCGAAGCACTTTTAATTGCTAACGATTATAGACGTTTCAACTATACACCTTACGCTTACCGAACAACTAATTACGGTAAATCTTGGACTCGCATTGTAGATGCTGAAGATGTAGAAAGCTACACCTTATCCATAATTGAAGATCCAATTGAAAAAAGCTTAATGTTTTTAGGAACAGACGACGGATTATACATTTCTTTCCATGCTGGAAACAAATGGACAAAATGGACCAATGGCTTCCCAACCGTTTCAGTAAAAGACTTGGTTATTCACCCAAGAGAACATGATTTAATTATAGGAACATTTGGTCGTGCAGCTTGGATTTTGGATGATATTCGTCCGTTACGTGAAATGGCAAAAGACAAACAATTAATTAATCAAAAAATAGAGTTGTTTGAGCCTCCAACAGCTTATCAAGCAGCTTACCAACAACCCACTGGAAGTCGATTTGGAGCAGATGCCATCTATCATGGTGAAAACAGAGGTTATGGCGCTAGACTTTCATATTATATTAAAGTAGATGAAACGAAAAAAACTTCTGAAGAAAAAAAGGAAAATGATAAGGATGAGGAAGAAATGAGTGAGGATAATTCTGATGAGAATGAGGATTTAACAGAAAGTGAAAAAGAAGAAGCTAAAGTAAAGTGGGATTCTGTTCACTTAAAAATTTACGATGGCGACCGTTTGATAAGAACGCTAAAGCAAAAAACACCAGATTCAACAGGTGTATACAAATGGACTTGGTATATGGATGAGGCTGGTGTTGACTATCCATCAAAGCGTATTAGAAAACGCAATAATGAGCCTGGAGGTGTTTCGGTTAAGCCAGGTGATTATAAAGTGGTTATGCATTATGGTGATCAAATTTCCGAAGAAATGATAACTGTTAAAACAGATCCAAGAGTTGATGTTTCGATGAACAATATCAATCAAGTATATGACGCCTCAAAACAACTGGAAAGTATGCAACAAACTGCTGCAGATGCAGTGAAGCAATTGATAGAAAGTAAAACGATTGCTAAAGATTACCAATCGCTTCTCAACAAATTAGACAAGAAAAAATACAAAGCTGATATTGAAGCATCCAAGAATATTGTAAAAAATATTGATAGTCTAGTTGATAAATTTTTGGGTAAAGAAGATAAACGCCAAGGTATCACAAGAAATCCAGAGGTTACTATCATGCAACGTTTAGGTCAAGCTAGACAATATGTTGGTTCACGACAAAATGGGATTACCTCAACCGAAACCACACTCATTAAAAATGCAAAAGAGGCTATGGAGACTGTTCTCAAAGAGATCAATACGTTTTTCAATGACGAATGGAAACCTTACCAAAATAAAATGGAAGCTCTAGAAATGACGCCTTTTAAGGATATAAAAACATTTAAATTAGATTAA
- a CDS encoding S9 family peptidase — translation MKTKLLGLCIAVLMFSCKEDTKETAMKEREIKQYTIEQFMDNEAVGGGSFSHDNSKLLVSSNRSGIYNVYTIPVKGGEMTAITSSDSTSISANSYFPNDDRMLLSADGNGDEIDHLFVRELDGNIKDITPEKGAKADFYGWSDDDKHLYFGSNKRDPRYFDVYKMSIDDFSSEMIYQNKDGLDFSGMSDDENYFALSKTVNTNDSDLFLYNAETKEMTKINDNNSANSSQAFSKDNNTFYYTTDDGGEFSYLMSYNLDTKEKNKVIEKPWDIMGSGFTSEGKYMVVYVNEDGKNAIEVLNADTMKPIDLPDFGDKSITSVGFSDDEKWMRMYVGGSNAPSDLYTYNFETKEQYKLTNVLNDDINADDLVTAKVVRYKSFDGVEIPAIYYLPHQASAENKVPAMVWVHGGPGGQTRQGFSSLIQYMVNHGYAVLAVNNRGSSGYGKTFYQMDDLNHGEKDLQDCVEGKNWLASQPEIDGDKIGIIGGSYGGYMTMAALTYTPEEFDVGVNLFGVTNWMRTLKSIPPYWESFRESLYKELGDPYSADSVRLKRISPLFHTDKVTKPLIVLQGAKDPRVLQVESDEIVEGVRKNGVPVEYVLFEDEGHGFVKKENQIESYSRILTFLDTYLKKENPPVDGDTKSTEIEVEKEN, via the coding sequence ATGAAAACAAAACTTTTAGGCTTGTGCATTGCAGTCTTGATGTTTTCTTGCAAAGAAGACACCAAAGAAACTGCAATGAAAGAGCGCGAGATCAAACAATACACCATTGAACAGTTTATGGACAACGAAGCTGTTGGTGGCGGAAGCTTCTCGCATGATAACAGTAAATTATTAGTGTCGAGCAATCGGTCTGGCATTTATAATGTGTATACTATTCCTGTGAAAGGTGGCGAGATGACAGCGATTACATCGTCTGACAGTACATCGATTTCTGCAAACTCTTATTTCCCAAATGACGATAGAATGTTATTGAGTGCAGATGGAAATGGTGACGAAATTGATCATCTTTTTGTTCGAGAATTAGATGGCAACATCAAAGACATTACGCCAGAAAAAGGCGCTAAAGCCGATTTTTACGGATGGTCTGACGATGACAAACATTTATATTTTGGTTCTAATAAAAGAGATCCACGTTACTTTGACGTGTACAAAATGTCTATTGATGATTTTTCTTCGGAAATGATCTACCAAAACAAAGATGGATTGGATTTTAGTGGTATGTCTGATGACGAGAATTATTTTGCATTGTCAAAAACGGTTAATACTAATGATAGCGATTTATTTCTTTACAATGCAGAAACTAAAGAAATGACTAAAATCAACGATAACAATAGTGCCAATTCTTCGCAAGCGTTCTCTAAAGACAACAACACATTTTATTACACAACCGATGATGGTGGAGAGTTCTCTTATTTAATGTCCTACAATTTAGACACCAAAGAAAAGAATAAGGTTATTGAAAAACCTTGGGATATCATGGGAAGCGGTTTTACTTCCGAAGGAAAATATATGGTAGTTTATGTCAACGAAGACGGTAAAAATGCCATCGAGGTTTTAAATGCAGATACTATGAAACCTATAGATTTGCCAGATTTTGGAGATAAAAGTATTACAAGTGTAGGATTTAGCGATGATGAAAAATGGATGCGTATGTATGTTGGTGGTTCAAATGCACCTTCAGATTTGTACACCTATAATTTTGAAACAAAAGAACAATACAAACTCACCAATGTTTTAAATGACGACATTAATGCAGATGATTTGGTCACTGCAAAAGTGGTGCGTTATAAATCTTTTGATGGTGTTGAGATTCCTGCAATCTATTATTTGCCTCATCAAGCTTCCGCAGAAAATAAAGTACCAGCTATGGTTTGGGTTCATGGTGGTCCTGGTGGTCAAACACGTCAAGGCTTTAGCTCGCTTATTCAATATATGGTCAATCATGGTTATGCTGTTTTAGCGGTAAATAATCGTGGAAGTAGTGGCTACGGAAAGACATTTTATCAAATGGATGATCTCAACCACGGAGAGAAAGATCTTCAAGATTGTGTAGAGGGCAAAAACTGGTTAGCATCGCAACCTGAAATTGATGGTGATAAAATAGGGATTATTGGCGGATCATACGGTGGATACATGACTATGGCTGCACTCACCTACACTCCCGAAGAATTTGATGTTGGCGTAAATCTATTTGGTGTTACAAATTGGATGCGTACCTTAAAAAGTATTCCACCGTACTGGGAGTCGTTTAGAGAATCACTTTATAAGGAATTGGGTGATCCTTACAGCGCAGATTCTGTGAGGTTAAAACGTATTTCTCCATTATTTCATACCGATAAAGTTACCAAACCATTGATTGTTTTACAAGGTGCTAAAGACCCAAGGGTTCTACAAGTTGAAAGTGATGAGATTGTTGAAGGTGTTAGAAAAAATGGCGTGCCGGTGGAGTATGTATTATTTGAAGATGAAGGTCACGGTTTTGTCAAAAAAGAAAACCAGATTGAATCTTACAGTAGAATTTTAACCTTTTTGGACACCTATCTTAAAAAAGAAAATCCACCAGTAGATGGAGATACAAAGAGCACAGAAATAGAAGTCGAAAAAGAAAATTAA
- a CDS encoding superoxide dismutase family protein translates to MKKSILYISMLALCFSMSCKSDKKEVIEEENDTEMVKEEATQKRPTATDEPAYYADKKKVTLALESKSSSNVTGNVVFTQDQGVVTMIAVLSGLSQGEHAIHIHEKADCSSEDGKSAGGHWNPTAQPHGKWGDAGGYHKGDIGNFNANEKGHATITKITDEWCIGCGDDAKDILGKAIIVHQGVDDYKSQPSGDAGSRVSCGGIIQ, encoded by the coding sequence ATGAAAAAATCAATTTTATACATTTCAATGTTGGCATTATGTTTCAGTATGTCATGTAAATCTGACAAAAAAGAAGTTATCGAAGAAGAGAATGATACAGAAATGGTTAAAGAAGAGGCTACACAAAAGCGTCCTACCGCAACCGATGAACCAGCTTATTATGCAGACAAGAAAAAGGTCACACTTGCGCTTGAATCAAAAAGCAGTAGTAACGTAACTGGTAATGTTGTTTTCACACAAGACCAAGGCGTTGTCACTATGATAGCTGTTCTAAGCGGTCTATCACAAGGTGAGCATGCTATTCATATTCATGAGAAGGCAGATTGCTCTTCTGAGGATGGGAAATCAGCTGGAGGTCACTGGAATCCTACTGCACAACCACATGGTAAATGGGGCGATGCTGGTGGATACCATAAAGGCGATATAGGTAACTTTAACGCTAATGAAAAAGGACACGCTACTATCACAAAAATCACAGATGAGTGGTGCATAGGCTGTGGAGATGATGCTAAAGATATTTTAGGAAAAGCTATTATTGTTCACCAAGGTGTTGATGATTACAAGTCACAACCGTCTGGAGATGCAGGAAGTCGCGTTAGTTGCGGTGGAATTATTCAATAA
- a CDS encoding RNA polymerase sigma factor: protein MNLDLLISNFQKKDEKAFEELYNMYSDSMHGVIYNIVRDHNIAEEVMQDVFIKAWHKSETYNSSKGRFFTWILNIARNAAIDKTRSKSFKNSGKNLNAEFFVDILETSENLNDQIDTIGIGKYVSALGEKCKKIVEYLYFKGYTQKETSEELDIPIGTVKTRNRKCINDLRAMVLE, encoded by the coding sequence ATGAATCTAGATTTATTGATTTCCAATTTTCAAAAGAAAGACGAAAAAGCTTTTGAAGAACTTTACAACATGTACAGTGATAGTATGCATGGAGTCATTTATAATATTGTGAGAGACCATAATATTGCAGAAGAAGTGATGCAGGATGTCTTTATTAAGGCATGGCACAAATCTGAAACTTACAATTCCAGTAAAGGGCGTTTCTTTACCTGGATTTTAAACATAGCGCGCAACGCTGCTATAGATAAGACCCGTTCTAAGTCTTTTAAAAACTCTGGCAAAAACCTAAATGCTGAATTTTTCGTAGATATATTAGAAACAAGTGAGAATCTTAATGACCAAATAGATACCATAGGTATTGGTAAATATGTGAGTGCACTTGGCGAAAAATGTAAAAAAATTGTTGAATATCTTTATTTTAAAGGGTACACTCAAAAGGAAACCTCAGAAGAATTAGATATACCAATTGGAACGGTAAAAACTAGAAATAGAAAATGCATCAATGACCTCAGGGCCATGGTGCTAGAATAA
- a CDS encoding anti-sigma factor domain-containing protein, whose amino-acid sequence MDINAYIDSGILELFVAGQLTDQENKEVQELMIKHPEILQEVLEIESAVIKLSSAMSPTNNNHLLRLIKEKLFTSNKEVKVVSIEKSRYNWLTYTGWAAALIVGAGLLWTMNQNQDLENKVSQIEVEKSYLETQIEDAKTDLAVKENLLNVLRDRDIISVPLGGQGDFANSYAKVYWNKEDNSIYLDAQGLPNAPEGKVWQVWSLTLNPLTPTSLGTIDNFNEDDNKIFNIENANESQAFGITLEPAGGSETPTMEQLHTLGVVSQP is encoded by the coding sequence ATGGATATAAACGCATACATAGATTCAGGAATTTTAGAGCTTTTTGTAGCAGGTCAATTAACAGATCAAGAAAACAAAGAAGTTCAAGAATTAATGATCAAACATCCTGAAATTTTACAAGAAGTTTTAGAGATTGAATCGGCAGTGATAAAATTATCGTCTGCAATGTCACCTACAAATAATAACCATTTATTACGACTTATTAAAGAAAAGCTCTTTACCAGTAATAAAGAGGTTAAGGTCGTTTCTATTGAGAAATCAAGATACAACTGGTTAACTTATACAGGTTGGGCAGCAGCACTAATAGTTGGAGCTGGATTACTTTGGACAATGAACCAAAATCAAGATCTTGAAAATAAGGTATCTCAAATTGAAGTAGAGAAATCCTATTTAGAAACGCAAATAGAAGATGCCAAAACAGACTTAGCTGTTAAGGAAAATTTGCTTAATGTACTTAGAGATCGAGATATCATTTCGGTACCGTTGGGTGGTCAAGGAGATTTTGCTAATAGTTATGCAAAAGTGTACTGGAACAAAGAAGACAATTCTATTTATCTAGATGCACAAGGTTTACCAAACGCACCAGAAGGGAAAGTTTGGCAAGTATGGTCTTTAACACTAAACCCTTTAACACCTACTAGTTTAGGTACAATTGATAACTTTAATGAAGATGACAATAAAATCTTTAATATAGAAAACGCTAACGAAAGTCAGGCCTTTGGGATCACCTTAGAACCAGCTGGCGGAAGTGAAACACCTACAATGGAGCAACTTCACACATTAGGTGTCGTATCGCAACCATAA